In Methylobacterium aquaticum, the following are encoded in one genomic region:
- a CDS encoding phage protease yields the protein MSKRPTISPTIGLGVVAGEIATAAAGDGQATPEWIRVTPRGTAATRDGRSYSFDPEALVARFSADAVDVAVDTDHGLALRAVKGERVDAVGYAAELQARPDGTYARVTWNDGGLAVLAARTHRYVSPTFHHDETGRATWLHSISLVAAPALSMPALLHALGHTSEPSMKRIAAALGLPETADEAACLAALGQRTETKPIAKALGLAETATSAACLAAIGTIAGGLKPVAKALGLPETADEAACLSAIGTLKGSAGELVNQLQSQLSATTGRLAAVEKAAREKDVTELLEGALKARKIVPAQREHLAALCATDEGLAGVRAMLGATVPGLQPSGLDGRRAETGEGEQDPVALAAKARAIQAERETAGVPIGWAEAVTLAAQVKA from the coding sequence CCACCGCGGCGGCCGGCGACGGCCAGGCCACCCCGGAGTGGATCCGGGTCACGCCACGCGGGACCGCCGCGACCCGTGACGGCCGCTCCTATTCCTTCGATCCGGAGGCGCTGGTCGCGCGCTTCTCGGCCGACGCCGTGGACGTCGCGGTCGACACCGACCACGGCCTGGCGCTGCGGGCGGTGAAGGGCGAGCGGGTCGACGCCGTCGGCTACGCCGCCGAGCTGCAAGCGCGGCCGGACGGGACCTATGCCCGGGTGACCTGGAACGACGGCGGCCTGGCCGTGCTCGCTGCGCGCACCCACCGCTACGTCTCGCCCACCTTCCACCACGACGAGACCGGCCGGGCGACCTGGCTGCACTCGATCTCGCTCGTGGCTGCCCCCGCCCTGTCGATGCCGGCGCTGCTGCACGCGCTCGGCCACACCTCGGAGCCCAGCATGAAACGGATCGCCGCCGCCCTCGGCCTGCCCGAGACGGCCGACGAGGCCGCCTGCCTCGCCGCGCTCGGCCAGCGCACCGAGACCAAGCCGATCGCGAAGGCCCTCGGCCTGGCCGAGACGGCGACGTCGGCCGCGTGCCTCGCCGCGATCGGCACCATAGCCGGCGGGCTGAAGCCGGTCGCCAAGGCCCTCGGCCTGCCCGAGACGGCCGACGAGGCCGCCTGCCTCTCGGCGATCGGCACTCTCAAGGGCAGCGCCGGCGAGCTGGTGAACCAGCTCCAGTCCCAGCTCTCGGCCACCACCGGCCGGCTCGCCGCGGTCGAGAAGGCGGCGCGCGAGAAGGACGTCACGGAGCTGCTGGAAGGTGCCTTGAAGGCGCGCAAGATCGTGCCGGCCCAGCGCGAGCACCTGGCCGCGCTCTGCGCCACCGACGAGGGACTGGCGGGCGTGCGCGCCATGCTCGGCGCCACCGTGCCGGGGCTCCAGCCGTCGGGCCTCGATGGGCGCCGGGCCGAGACCGGCGAGGGCGAGCAGGACCCCGTCGCCCTCGCGGCGAAGGCCAGGGCGATCCAGGCCGAGCGCGAGACGGCCGGCGTGCCGATCGGCTGGGCCGAGGCCGTGACCCTCGCGGCGCAGGTCAAGGCCTGA